From Pirellulales bacterium, one genomic window encodes:
- a CDS encoding secretin N-terminal domain-containing protein, with protein sequence MVFQIRQTPAAGVAALVERTLSLQGERAEVVIDAQRNRLLVRASGAVRQRVHELVATFDRRPASGGTRADASEDAYATRANVETQPSRNVQASFSAAAKTRSHARRQGAPPPAPWPYNEVQRLVAKPVGGGAQSRETVVETMALPLKHAAAKDLPDRLKSLFGNRLSPLVTTNEDVTSYIIQMPGHTPLEIHIEKDASKVIVRGPAEPARHTARLIEALDAEPLATARRTRVIALRGPGSPYVRQALVAVASKGDRTLSGGSSRLVARLFQPKQAADAEADQAQPNDPPAPRGTPEMNEAMPDEEEDEHGALSGDVEIEQIPDLGAIIVRGSQRDVERVMEIIEEIERLSVETEPVIELYPLKHIGSEAMSDVIEPLYGTELAPRQGRVSITPLIHPNALLLIGRAESVKSLVDLIARLDQPGGPTSQFEVFHLRYATAAVAATTLNTTFGTFNSGLGVRLRVTPDARTNALIVQAGPRDLIEVGKLVKQLDSPGSAAVNELRLFRLRYASAGEVAALLSAAVQAAPQGAQQGAQQGGGQFQQQPGGQRGQGGQGGPPAQFQQQPAAAQPPQAGPQATQAQGQPAAPQETKSVMLRFLTVDEQGRKQLSVGHLGDTRITADLKTNTVVVSAPADSLELIAALIAQLDQRNAVPAQIKVFTLLNGDATSMVTMLEDLFQVSGGSAIAAGGQAGPPQVTAEEGAGVPLRFSVDARTNSIIASGSASDLVVVEAILLRLDDSDVRDRRSVVYKLKNAPALDVALALNEYLQKERQTQQTAPGLMSPFEKIEREVVVVPEIVTNSLIVSATPRFYEEIDKIVKQLDMRAPMVMIQVLIAQVTLNNTDEFGIEAGLQNSVMFDRGLLSNFSLISSSSTQAVAGGGTITANNQTIVGANNTPGFDFNNATLQTTNAAGTATTAGIVMPNSGSATSLSTAAALGNQALSNFGMGRVDNNLGYGGLVLSLSSNTVNFLLRALRERDRLDVLSRPQIMTLDNQPAYVQVGQSVPMLGGSTIGAVAATSSVQYRNVGIILAVTPRITPDGLVVMEIDAEKSALGPLAAGIPVGFGALGQVLRQPYVDITQAQTTISAMDGQTVVFGGLITQTNQTIQRRVPGLSEIPLFGRLFRYDYQNYAKAELLVIMTPHIVRNEGDADRVKRIEAGRISWCLSDVRKMHGEAGLRNKTDDWLDSEVPTIYPDMDPTGGTMGAEQVPPPPGMPNRPAPPAQRSSPRGSGPMIAPPQRTLPPPAAQGAGPRNELRIRGLAGAPARPGPAMQSAVPPRPVEQPRPTAAQPAMQQNVRPAQYQAPPGEARFEP encoded by the coding sequence GTGGTTTTCCAGATCAGGCAAACGCCTGCGGCGGGCGTCGCGGCGCTCGTGGAACGCACCCTGTCGCTGCAAGGCGAACGGGCGGAAGTCGTGATCGACGCGCAGCGCAACCGGCTGTTGGTGCGCGCATCCGGCGCGGTCCGACAGCGGGTGCATGAGTTGGTGGCGACGTTCGATCGACGTCCGGCGTCAGGCGGCACGCGGGCCGACGCAAGCGAGGACGCTTACGCTACGAGGGCCAACGTCGAGACGCAGCCCAGTCGCAATGTGCAAGCGTCGTTTTCGGCGGCCGCGAAAACGCGATCGCATGCGAGACGCCAAGGGGCCCCGCCGCCGGCGCCCTGGCCCTATAACGAAGTGCAACGGCTTGTCGCGAAGCCGGTGGGCGGCGGCGCACAATCCCGTGAGACCGTCGTCGAAACGATGGCCCTTCCGCTCAAACACGCGGCGGCCAAAGATTTGCCCGACCGCCTTAAGTCGCTGTTCGGCAATCGTCTCTCGCCGCTGGTCACGACGAACGAAGACGTCACCAGTTACATCATTCAAATGCCGGGCCACACGCCGCTGGAGATCCACATCGAGAAAGATGCCTCGAAAGTCATCGTGCGGGGTCCGGCGGAACCGGCCCGTCATACGGCGCGGCTGATCGAAGCCCTCGACGCCGAGCCGCTGGCAACGGCCCGCCGCACGCGCGTCATCGCCTTGCGCGGCCCCGGCTCGCCTTATGTGCGGCAGGCGCTGGTTGCCGTCGCCTCCAAGGGCGATCGAACGCTGAGCGGCGGTTCCTCGCGGTTGGTGGCGCGTCTCTTTCAGCCCAAGCAGGCCGCAGACGCCGAGGCCGACCAGGCGCAACCCAACGACCCGCCGGCCCCGCGCGGTACACCCGAGATGAATGAAGCGATGCCCGACGAAGAAGAAGACGAACACGGCGCATTGTCGGGCGACGTGGAGATCGAACAGATACCCGACCTGGGAGCGATCATCGTCCGCGGCAGCCAGCGCGACGTGGAGCGGGTGATGGAAATCATCGAAGAGATCGAGCGGCTGAGCGTCGAGACGGAGCCGGTGATCGAGCTTTACCCGCTCAAGCACATCGGCAGCGAAGCCATGAGCGACGTGATCGAGCCGCTGTATGGCACGGAGTTGGCGCCGCGTCAGGGGCGCGTGAGCATTACGCCGTTGATCCATCCCAACGCGCTGCTGTTGATCGGCCGCGCCGAAAGCGTCAAGAGCCTGGTCGATCTGATCGCGCGGCTCGACCAGCCCGGCGGCCCGACCAGCCAGTTCGAAGTCTTCCACCTGCGGTACGCCACGGCCGCGGTCGCCGCCACCACGCTCAACACGACGTTCGGCACTTTCAATTCCGGCTTGGGGGTGCGGCTGCGCGTGACTCCCGATGCGCGGACCAACGCGCTCATCGTTCAGGCCGGTCCGCGCGACCTGATCGAAGTGGGCAAACTTGTCAAGCAGCTCGATTCACCCGGAAGCGCGGCGGTGAACGAACTGCGGCTGTTTCGGCTGCGTTACGCCTCGGCGGGCGAAGTAGCGGCGCTGTTGAGCGCGGCCGTGCAGGCGGCGCCGCAAGGCGCTCAACAGGGAGCGCAGCAGGGCGGCGGCCAATTCCAGCAACAGCCGGGAGGGCAGCGCGGGCAGGGCGGGCAAGGCGGCCCGCCCGCCCAGTTTCAACAGCAGCCGGCCGCCGCACAGCCGCCGCAAGCCGGCCCGCAGGCGACACAAGCGCAGGGCCAACCCGCCGCGCCGCAAGAAACGAAGTCGGTCATGTTGCGGTTCCTGACCGTCGACGAGCAAGGCCGCAAGCAGCTCAGCGTCGGACATCTCGGCGATACCCGCATCACCGCCGACCTCAAAACCAACACGGTTGTCGTCTCGGCGCCGGCCGACAGTCTCGAGTTGATCGCGGCCCTGATCGCCCAGCTCGACCAGCGCAACGCGGTGCCGGCGCAGATCAAGGTCTTCACGCTGCTCAACGGCGACGCCACCAGCATGGTGACCATGCTGGAAGACCTGTTCCAGGTCAGCGGCGGAAGCGCCATCGCCGCCGGTGGACAGGCCGGGCCTCCGCAGGTCACGGCCGAAGAAGGGGCCGGCGTACCGTTGCGGTTCTCGGTCGATGCCCGCACCAACAGCATTATCGCTTCGGGGTCGGCGTCGGACCTCGTCGTCGTCGAAGCGATCCTGCTGCGGCTCGACGACAGCGACGTGCGCGACCGCCGCAGCGTCGTCTACAAGCTGAAGAACGCGCCCGCGCTCGATGTGGCCTTGGCGCTAAACGAGTATCTGCAAAAAGAACGGCAGACGCAGCAGACGGCGCCGGGCCTGATGAGCCCCTTCGAGAAAATCGAGCGCGAAGTGGTGGTCGTGCCGGAAATCGTCACCAACAGCCTGATCGTCAGCGCCACTCCCCGGTTTTATGAGGAAATCGATAAGATCGTCAAGCAGCTCGACATGCGGGCGCCGATGGTCATGATCCAGGTGCTCATCGCCCAGGTCACGCTGAACAACACCGACGAGTTCGGCATCGAGGCCGGCCTGCAGAACTCCGTGATGTTCGACCGCGGCCTGCTGTCGAATTTCAGCCTCATCAGCAGCTCGAGTACGCAGGCGGTGGCCGGCGGCGGCACGATCACCGCCAATAACCAAACCATCGTCGGCGCCAACAACACGCCCGGCTTCGACTTCAACAACGCCACGCTGCAAACAACGAATGCCGCGGGCACCGCGACGACCGCGGGAATCGTGATGCCCAACAGCGGCAGCGCGACGTCGCTGTCCACGGCCGCCGCGCTGGGCAACCAGGCGCTGTCGAACTTTGGTATGGGGCGAGTCGACAATAATCTCGGTTACGGCGGTCTGGTGCTGAGCCTGTCGAGCAACACGGTGAACTTCCTGCTGCGGGCGCTGCGCGAGCGCGACCGCCTCGATGTTCTCAGCCGGCCCCAGATTATGACGCTCGACAATCAGCCGGCCTATGTGCAAGTCGGGCAGTCGGTGCCCATGTTGGGCGGCTCGACCATCGGCGCGGTCGCCGCCACCAGCAGCGTGCAATACCGAAACGTCGGCATCATTCTGGCGGTCACTCCGCGTATTACGCCCGATGGTTTGGTGGTGATGGAAATCGACGCCGAGAAGTCGGCGCTGGGACCATTGGCGGCGGGCATTCCGGTCGGCTTCGGCGCGCTGGGTCAGGTGCTACGGCAACCGTATGTCGACATCACACAGGCCCAAACGACCATCAGCGCCATGGACGGACAGACGGTGGTGTTCGGCGGCCTGATTACGCAGACGAATCAGACCATTCAGCGGCGGGTGCCGGGCTTGTCGGAGATTCCGCTGTTCGGCCGCTTGTTCCGCTACGACTATCAGAACTACGCCAAGGCGGAGCTGCTGGTGATCATGACGCCGCACATCGTGCGCAACGAGGGGGACGCCGACCGCGTAAAGCGGATCGAGGCGGGACGCATAAGCTGGTGCCTGAGCGACGTGCGGAAGATGCACGGCGAGGCGGGCCTGCGCAACAAGACCGATGATTGGCTCGACTCGGAGGTGCCGACGATCTATCCCGATATGGATCCAACCGGGGGCACGATGGGCGCGGAGCAAGTGCCGCCGCCGCCGGGCATGCCGAACCGGCCCGCCCCGCCCGCTCAGCGGTCGTCGCCGCGCGGGTCGGGCCCCATGATTGCTCCGCCGCAGCGGACCTTGCCGCCTCCAGCGGCGCAAGGCGCCGGGCCGCGTAATGAGCTGCGCATCCGGGGTCTGGCCGGCGCTCCGGCCCGACCGGGCCCGGCGATGCAGTCCGCCGTGCCACCGCGGCCGGTTGAACAACCCCGCCCGACCGCCGCCCAACCTGCCATGCAGCAAAACGTCCGGCCCGCGCAATATCAGGCCCCGCCCGGAGAAGCCAGGTTCGAACCGTGA